The genomic window CTCCTTCTCATTCCGTTTCCCTTTCCTTGCTCCCTCTTGCCCATTACGGAGGAAATTCCGTTCTTTTCCCTTCTCCTCGCAAGAAATTTGTTCCGTTCTCTTCTCCTATGAGGAAATTCGTTTGGTTCCCTTTACTTGAGGGTGGGCCCGGTGGTGGTGGCGCGCGGCggaaggcgaggccggcggcggcacaCGCCGGATGGGCGGTGGCCGGCGGTTACGCCGGATGGGAGGCAAGGTCATGGGTCTcgggtgtttttttttcttttctgttgccCATACCGGTTCAGGTTGACTGGTTAATAGGATTGCGGGTTGATTATCAGTAAAGTCAGGATGTTTTCTATAAAGTGGATACGGACGAcagaaacccaattttctttattattataGGTAAAGAGGTAAAGACTAGGAAaattgctcgtgcgttgcaacgggtggaACTATATGTGTTTTACTTCCTCACTGTGTTCGGGTTCATGCCCTACATCGCGTACATCCACGTGAACCGTGGGTCTCATTGCCTAATATCGGATCTGCCTTAACTCCACCAGGAAGTCCGGCTGTCCACCATCACCATGAAGGCCCAATACGGTGGCAAGGTGCAGCAGCCTCGGTGAGGGCGTGGCCTACAGGATGCCAAATGCATTTGAGAAGGTTTCAAGGTACCGAACAGGCACCGATGTCGCCCTCAGCCTCATACTCCTCCTCCACCCAACGATTGGCCTAGGGACCACTCGAGCACTCATCAGAGTGAAGCGGGCATCCCAATTCTGCCTAGGAGGGTACGTTTGCACAAATTGGTGTGAGGCGGGCGTCCTTAGCAAGGTGGTGTGTCTTGCTTCTCTACGTTAGGACCGGCGAGTCAAGAGAGGTGGGCTTCTTCCCGATGGCATAGTCATTGACAGACATCCTGGTGCTTCGCCCACCCATGATTTCATGCTTCGCGCACCCATGATTTCATGCTTCGCGCGTAAAGACATAGATATATAGCTAGAGATGCTCTTTATCTCAGAATCTGAAAGGTACAATGCATAACTGACTGGTATATGTAAGCTATTTACCATTTAATGTTTTGCTGTGTACGTGaggtccgtgcgttgcaacagaaGGATAAAAGTGTGCCTTCAAATAAGAGAAAATAATATCATTGCTCGTCGCCCTGACCAAGCTGCACGGCGGTGTTGGTCGGTTTCGTGCTACTACAGGAGTCTTGCTGGAAGCATTTTTTTCTGCTTCAATCATGGACGAGCGATGGCGGCGAGCAGGGGCCCTAATTAATTAGCGCCTCAATCAGCCCGCATGCATACTCCCGCGGGAGGAGCAGCCATGCATGTCTCCTCATGCACTCTCCTCCCATTCATTGGATGTATCTCTTTCTTATTCTCACCTTCAATCACAGGGACAATTCACGCCGAGCTAATTCTCATAAATCCACTGCGTATATAAACATGTGAAATTTGGTTTAGAGGGACAATATGGAACTAATTATTAAACGATTAATCTCTTTAGCGCAGGCATATAAGCTAGCTTATATTTATTGCTGATCACGAAAGCCCATGCCCGTAAGCGCATCGTTGTGACCCAGGTACACAGCTGATCGTACTTCTGCTAGCTGGAACGAGGGCTTGGTTCGAATGGTGTTCACTCAGTTTGATGCCGAGGCAATTCTGAAAATCCCATTGTGTACGCGCCGACTAGGATTTCTGGGCGTGGCACCATGATCCTAGAGGAAGATTCAGCGTCCGGTCTGCCTACCACATGATTCTCAAGACGAAGCATAGCAGAGAGGCATGGCTAAATGAACAAGGAGGGACCTCACATGAATTTAGCGAATCCAACAATTGTCTATGATCTGGCACATCCAAGTCCCCTCAAAGCTTAAGATGTTTCTATGGCGTTTAGCTAGGCAGTCAATGCCAACAGGAACAGTTTTGGAGCACCGTCACATGGCAACGGAAAATACCTGTCCACTCTACGGAGCCGTGGACACATGAAAGCATGCTCTGGTCTCATGTCCCATGTCGGCAAGTGTATGGGCGCTGGCCCCCGAAGAGATGGTATACCATATGCTAGAGTGGGGAGAGGAGAACCCGAAGGACTGGCTGTTTGCACTCCATGAAATATTATCTAAGGAGTTTTTTGATCGCTTGGTGGTCTCACTTTGGGCGATATGGGGAGCCAGGAGAAAGGCCATACATGAGAACATCTTTCAATCACCCCATTCGGTTAGTAGTTTCATATCTACTTACTTGGGGGAGCTGCAGTTGGTAATTGCCAAGAACCCGGGCGAGACGGTCCATATAACCAAGAACCCAAGGAGGTGGATACCCCCGACTGGGGGCAATGCTAAGATAAATGTTGACGCGGCTGTGTCTAGGCAGGGATCCGGGTCGATTGGGGTGATATGCAGAGATCAAACATGTATGTTCATGGGTGCCTCCACTATTGGTTTCAGACACATTGTAGATCCACCGACACTCGAAGCTCTAGCAATCAGAGAAGCATTGGCACTGGCGGATGATCTATACTTGCTTCGAATTGAAGTGGCGTCGGATTGCAAAGTGGTAGTGGAGGATTTGCAGAAGGATAATTCGGCGAGCTACGGTGCCATTGTACATGAAATAATAGCCCATACCTCATCTTTTGAATTTTGTAGTTTTAGACATGAATTTAGGAGCTCCAACTATGAAGCTCACAACTTAGCGAGGTATGCTTTATCTCTCGGTGATGGCCGCCGTGTGTGATTAGGCCATCCCAGGAATCTTcgtttcgtccctgtaaacattgtgacgaattAATAAAAGCCTCGCGacgttgtctcaaaaaaaaagctGATTTGCCTAAAAACAGGTACATGGGTGACAAAGGTGGAGAAAAGACGCGGTCCAAAGCCACTATATAGCACTTTGGTTTTGACATACAATGAACCACAACTTGGATGAGTTGGTTAGCTTGATAGGGGCACAATCGATGAGTTGTGAGTTCGATTCCCAATGCAAGCATGAATTTCCTTTAGTACCACCTcgtgtatatgttttaaattcaaacaggaagaaagcgtattgtgacagtGAACCCGAAGatccaatccgtgctttattattagggagagatatctatagatatagatatagactagcaaaagagcccgtgcgttgcaacgggagaaaaatataCCACATTCTCTTCTAATCTAGAAAAGGTGTTACATAATCTAGAAATCTGTTCCACAAGTCCAGATCTTCTATTTCAACATGACTTGTATGTATAGATTTAAAAACTAAATACAAACGGGTAGCGATAATCCATTTATTCATGACATGCGCGGAATGAGGTGTTATTATGGATAAAGGAAAACGACAAGAACATCGGATAATACATTAGCGCACTATGGAGACATGCATGCATCATGGACGGTTTTCGGTTCAAGCGTCACCAACTTATGGTGTGTTCAACAACATTCCTATTGTTAGCTCCGCTCCATGACCTCAAACTCATCCTCGCCTTGTTGTCCCGAGCTCGTCCTTGCTTCAATATGACGTGAAATATTGCTTCGGAACTTCTCATGCCTCCTATATGCTCGTCCAGTTTTGTTCGTCAACATTGTTTGCCTTATAATTCCCACCCCTCTGCTAACGGGTCACTTGGCTTGTTTTTTACAAAGAGTAAGAAGCGCAGGATCATAGTAGGCATGGTTATTAACAAAGCAGAAACAACATGATTTATTTAACCATAAATAGGAATTTTCACCACAACAGCTATATAATTTCTCCAACAGCATACATATAGCAAAGCTTTCACACCTATGAGACCTGGGACCACACTGTAAAACCTGACCAAGTACTGTGCTACCGGAAAAACAAAATCCCTATCGTTGTCTCACTTTTCAAACTTGTAAGATTGCTAACCTTTCGTGTTATTCCTCTGGTTGGATGCTAGTCAAATCTTCGAATGAAATTTTCCGCTAAGCTGAAAAACAACAGAAATAATATATATAATAGAATGTGTGCTTGAAAGGGGGTACATTTGAAAAATAAGGAAGCAACAACCAAGTGTCAAACTACAATCAATTTATCTCCAGATGAATAAATTAGTGAGCTCGGATTCGTACAAAAAGTTGGTTGGCTATGTTCTGTAAGCTGTTTTCTGCCAAGAAAAAGTGTGAGAATTTCAGTATTGTTTCAAAACTGTAATTGATCAGCGGCAAGTTCACTGCATAATTAGGATGCAGAGGTGATGCTGATAAGTGCATGTCCGTACTGATTGTACCTGGCTATAGTACGTTGGTCCCATAATACCAATCATGGGTGACATTGGATTCTGACTAATTGCTGAAGTTTGCCTGGAAGTGTAATGGAGTACTTTACCCAATTGATACAACATTTGGTTAAGCCTATCAGTATGAAAATTAATAGTGCATACCAAGCAGCAGTTCTAAATTCAGCAATCAAAGAAAGTGTTTAGACATGCTAAATTAAGCCTGCGCACTTTATTTCTTAGCGTACGCGCTAATTAGACCAAAGCGCGCGCGTCGTGCAAAATCCACCGTAACGATAACTGGTCCACGTGCTTCGCCAGGCCCTCGCTCCTCTGCGGAAAAATAATAGTAACATGTTACGGTCAGCACACACTAATTAACATAGCGCGACCATGCATGGGGACATCGCCCCAGCCCAACTGTTAGTTCCTATCATCAGTAATTGGGCATGTAGGAAGTAGTAGTATGGTTTAGTTTAGCCCTTGTGTAGTAGCATGATTCAGTTTAGCCCTTGCCTATAGACCTAAATCAAATATGGATCAGACACGATAAAAATGTAAACTCGATCAAAGGGTCTATCGAATTTTCAGAGATGTATTTTATCAGACAACAAACAAGCAGTCTGCAATAACTTTGCTAATCATGAAAATAAGAAATCATATATATGTTGTGATGTTGGATTTTCAATCTCTTCTTCATGGAGTTTCCTTTTGCATCAAGGTTTCCGCATGCCACGGTAGTAAAATCAGGTCAGGGCAAATTCTAAATATAAGAAACAGCAGAATATCCAGTGCTACTGTACTATTGACAAAACCATCAAAATTTCATAAGCCAGTTCATTCAAAGATTACCAATTTAGGCTGCTTGCAACCTCGAAGACGAGGAGAACGTGACCCTGTCCCGTGTGCGTGCGGGATCGACGGCCCAATCACAGATTTCTCATCcccaaattagtaccaccttgtttatattacgattttgtctatgcaaatcgtaaaagcgtattacgacatgagaagaaagcgtattgtgacggtgaaaccgacaaagtcaatccgtgctttattattactagcaaaagggcccgtgcgttgcaccgggagaaCAAAATCACATGCCCCTAACCCAATCAGAATCAATCTTAGGAATAGTCATGTAATAAGAGTCAATCTGTACACCCACCACAGCTTCTGATCATGGTGTTTTAAACATAGTTGTACACTTAATTCAGAACCCGCAACAACTACCAGGAAGGCAACCAGCTCGTATGAGGTCTTCCACTGTGTTACAGGTGCCAAATTGTCTAAAAGGTTGTCACATCACCACCGATGCCAAATGAAAAAGTTATTACACCGGCTTCACATCATAGGGCACCGCCCAGTCTGAAAGAAGGAACCCAGGTTTAGATAAAACGCTATATAAAATCATCACTGGAGCATCTCGAGCGAGTTCTTCGTCCGCCGAAAATTCCCTTTGTTCTCCAAATCAATTCTTTCTATGGCTGAAACCACCACCCCGTCATATTTTTATGTTTACTTTAGCACACATAGTTTAGTAGTACAACATAGAGAAAAACATAAATGTATTTAGAACTGAAAGTAAATATAAGAAGCATGACCATATTGTTGGAGATTATTAATCCAAGTCCTATAGAAAATAGAAGTGTTGAAGCAGTCTGTACACAAAGTTGCAAACCCATCCGGATGAAGTAGTCTACAAGTAGTTACGGATTGTAACGAGCTGACGTTAAAACTAAACCCAGAGCAGACACACAATTTCTCtctcaaaagaaaaaaatatcATTATTATAGCCGACTACATGAATTTATAAAAAGAGAAGTGAAAAGAAAATCAAGTTACAGGTGAATAAATTACAACTACAGATTTAACAATACCTGCACTGCGTGTAAGGTCAAATTGATTCAATTGATACTAACATTCAGCATTTCTTATGAAAATGTCTAACGCTTATAGCCCGAAAGCTGAAAAATTCTTTGCAAATTGTTTTATTTTTTGGAGCTTATACATGTATGGGTGGGTGCCTCAGTTCAGGATTTAACTAAGTAAACATCTTAATGTTGAAACTTTTGGTGAAATCTTATCACAAAAAGGAATACTTATGCAAATTTCATCAGTGTAGAGTGCCTTATTGCTGGCCTTTCCACCATGATTGCAAGAATCAATTTGCCACCAAAAAGAAACCCCAGAGACATGTGTATTTAGACGATGCTAATGTGCACTGTACAATGGCAGAAATAAAATCATCTCAAAATTAGGTTCAACAATACATTAATTAGGTTTCTTTTAGGAGCAATTACCTACTCACGTCCATGTTCACAGTAGTGGAAAAAAGGAATATAATTTCTACTAAAACAAACAACTATGCTTCCTGTACTAACCTTGGGCATTGCTCGAATGTTTTAGCAGCTGCTTGTGTCATTCTTAGTTGCTAAATACAACCAAAAGTGTAGTATTTAGAAGCAACGGCGTAACTTGCAACAAAATAACTATTTGTATAGTAAATGGCCTAGTTCACTAATCAGGTAGAAACTGTTCAGGCAGGTTGTCCTTGAAGTTCTCCATGTCGTGAGCATAACTTCATTGGCTGAAAAAACTGCTGATACACTTAAAATTAACAACCAACACTATGCTAGTATAGTATAAAAAAACAGTAAGTCTATCTGTTTCACACCAATGTTTCTTCCAACGAAGGATCACCCCCATTGCTATACCAAACTGAGGGCCTGAGGCTATTTCCCTTTGCTATACAGAATAACAAAAAAGGCTCTACACCCAAGCATCACACCACACAATCTTCCAAGGATGCTATACAGAATAAAGCACTACCTTACGAACAATTTCAGATGAGGACACTGACCAACAAATATTGCAGTTAAAATTTTCAAGTCGTGATCTCTGGTGCTCCACGGCTTGGTTGTGATAGTCGTGGAGCACAGCCAGATCCTAGTCCTCCTGTGGACGCGGACGCGCAGATCCGACCATAGGCGAAAGAGGCCATAAACCAAGAGAAACAAATCAATAGTGGCCTAGACCATGCGAGCCCAGCGTCCTCGATCCCAGGAGCCATGGCCTTAGTGGCGACATGGAGATCATGGTCGATGCCCAGCAGAGGAACACAGCTAGCAAAGAAGGATAAATAGGAACCTATTTCTCACCTtggaggtgttgctgctgctgcactgaATTGTTTGAACCTCGCTTTCTGTACCTCCTTggaaacctgaaatatgcagatgttagaaagCTTATAATTTGTATATGATTATTTTAAGAGAAGGGGAAAAGAGTATCAAGAATAGATTCATACTTTTGGCTGTTAGCCATTACAGGCTTGAATATATCTATTTCTGTATGCATGTGCAAACTATCATAAATCAATAATAGTATTATCGATTAGCTATTCCATGGAACAATTTCTCTGAACATTCTTGCTTCAAAGTTGTCAGAAGTTCTAGCTATGACAAAGACATGTACTAAAAGTTCTCACAAATAACCAAAAATAAAAAGGCATATCAAGACAGGAAGATGTTTGTTTGACCAAATAGTTACCACTCTCTGAACCATATTGCCAAAAATTAGCAGGAACATGGTCGTGAACTCATCCCCAGTGATCTCTCTTTAAACCAAACACTCCCTGACATATGGTCATCCCACTCACCTTCCTGCCACTGAAGAAAACAATCTAGATGCAGAACGTCGCGAGAGGTGGGGAATAGCAGGAGCTTGCGAGGGAACCACTCCAAATCGGCCTTGTACACCTTGAACGCGGAGCATCCATGGTTGCTCCTGTAAACGAAGGACGGCGGTGAGATGATAAGAgctccgagagagagagagagagagagagagagagagaggagcaaggGGGGAAGGGGAGAGACACAGGAGACCTGGGCGGCTCCGGCGCGACGGCGCGTGCTGTCCTCCCGCGGCCACGCAGCAGTGGTCGTCGGAACCAGCCCCCGCACGGGATCCCTCCGTCTCCCGCGCCCGTCCGCCATcgcccggctccggcgagctccggccttcccTCCGTCTCCCGCGCCCGTCCGCCATcgcccggctccggcgagctccggccttctTCTCTCCGCACCGCTTTTCCTTTGTCCCTTCTTCTCTCCCTCGCCTCCTTGTCTCCCCTCTGCCCAATAGTCGTGGATGCCATGAACCCGCCCGGGAAGCCGCGCTCCGGCCTTCCTCGTCGTCACCGGCGATCCTCGCCACGCCGCCCGCCTTCGGATCCGCCTCCCCAGCCCCTACCGCGCACGGATCCGGCCCCTGCAAGCTCCAGCCGCTGCCGCCGTTTTGCATCGCGCTGCCGTGCCACCGCGTTGACCCGACCCTAATTAATAACGAATCGTTTTTCACTTATCCATGGACTGCGGGTCAAATACTAAAAAGCACACGGACCTTTATGCAAAAAAGCCACGACGGTGAACCCAACAGattcaatccgtgctttattattactagcaaaagggcccgtgcgttgcatcgGGTATAAAATAAATAAATGCTTAAATAGTTGAAAAAATACCACTTAAACTTCACAAATAATCAAAAAACTATAGAAGAAAAATTGTTACCCTTTTATGTTAATGAGATGTGCCATAGCATTGCATTTTTAAGCTAGGACCCAGCGACTCCTTTTATATGCAATTAGCATATATTTGCATATATTTATGCATATATTTCCTTTCTCTTTATTTCCTTTCTCAGCAGCTACTCCTTCCTTCTTGTATATGCATTTAGCATATATTTTCTTTCCCTACTTGTAATTGCTTATTGGATTCATCCTTTTCCATGCCAGACCTACACTTAAATGTCATGGCAACATACACATCTTGTTTTCTGTATGGAAAGCCCCAACCATAATTAAATATTTGTGAGTACAATACAGTATCAGATGTTTCTCTCTATGTAAGTCATGTCAGGTCTACTGAATAATGCACATTAAAACTTGATTATATAGCAATGTATCATACTGTCATTGTAATTACTCTGAAACCACCATTCTGTCCAAAAACAATAGTGCGTGGTCTTTATTTTTTGCGGGAAAACAATACTGCTTAGTCACCATGAGTTTCATAATATCTCAACTAATCAGATCAAAGTAACTCATGGGGTGCAATAGAAAATACTTCTAGGTCTGGCAGGAATATGTGAGCGCTTAGCTTATCTAACACCAGAGAGACAGGTCAAATCCAAGTAGAACGTGCTTCAAAAATATCTGTGGTTGCTGCATGATCTTGATGTCCACTACAGCAGAAGTTCTTAACCTGCACAACGGAAAGTATGTGACGAGCGAGGAGAGAGGAAACTGAAGAGAGAGAGAACAGTAAGATGGATGCTCACACCGATCTGCTGCCGCGGCCTTCGATCCAGTGTCGCCATGTGCCCTCACTTCGCCGCCGCTGCAGGTCTAAAGAGGAATCTCACGCCGCCGACATCTCCTTGTCATCATCCTCCACTGAGGAGGGGCGGCGCTGCTCCCCTTCATCGTCCTCCACTGCAGGAGGCTCCATCCCATCCTCCTTGTCCCCCCACAGGATGAGATACACATCGCCGCTGCTCCTCTTGTGCCGACTGCCCACCCGCACAGGGCCACGCGACCTTCATCTGGCCACTTCTCGCCACCGTCGTCCACCGCATCCTGGATCTGATCGATCTGGAACTCGTCGAGATCGATGGCTATATCTCACGAGCAGCTGAAGCTGGGTGTCAGGGGAGATGCGGCGTATCCAGCCGATCTCGTCTAGATTTGATTTGACGACTGCGGATCGAGGAAGGACGCCGCAGAGTGGGagggacggcggcggtggagggatgGAGGCGCGGCGGCACTTCTCGTGCGGGGCTGCAATTTCAGCTACGGGCGAGTCAGGGCTGCGTACAAACCGTTTTTTTTTGCCACGTATCGTGGACTGCGGGTTGATTCTAAATAACTTCAGGGACTCTTTTACAAAAGCGCCGCGACGGTGAatccggagacccaatccgtgctttatttattaataataattaaattaGGGAGAGATGAAGAGATTAGGGAGAGAGGAGAGATTAGGAAGAGAAAAGAAAAGTTAAGCCAAAGACGAATTGGCCGGGCAACAATACAACTCGTATCCTCTTCCGTTTCATGTttaaaggcccgtgcgttgcaacaggtgAAATTCAATATCAAACACCCCTTGCCTTTTCGCACCTTATCCTCTTCCCCACGCTTCTCCGAGATAGTTGTGATGTCTATGTGATCACAATGACCCAAATGTGAACAATCTCAAGATGATAAGCTGATCCACAACATAACACACTGTCTATGCAGGCTAGCATAACTGACAAGCTCACGTGAAATCCGTTATCATACACGAACATTATTATAGCTAATGACCAACATATGACGAGGTTAAAAGTATCACCCTAAGGCCGGCTCCAATGCAAGAGCGATAAAATCTTGAGCAAATTAACATGCACAATCATACAACCCTAGCAGCTACATTGTGTATACTTTTTTTAGTGGCCGACTCTAGGTTATGTGTCGAGGCCGAAAGTAGCCTTGGCGATGCAAAAGCTGCCAGGATTTTATTCCTAGCGCCCGCATTGTATGTGCCCTAACCAAGTTTCAGGTGACAAAAAATACTTTTAATTTTCTGAAAAAAATGAGATGGTTTTTTGAACTCTTCTTGATCATCTACACCCATATGGAAGAGGGCCTTCCAAAGCTCACAAGCAAAAGAGCAATTGCGGCGAGGCAACATATGTTTATTTCATTGTGGACATTTTATTGTGGAGATGAAGTAGCTCCTCGATCTGCATGGGTTGGTTCCATCGAAAATTGAGCGTAATAAAAATAAAGTTGCTCATAATTTAGCTAATATTGATTGCTAGATAGCAGCGCTAGTTGGTTGCGCCTGTTTCAACCAACTTATCTAAGTTTGTATTAGCATACTATAGCACTCTTACATTTATCCCATGAATAAATTTGTTTGTTGGCAATGGGTGCAGGCTGGTCCTTCAACCGTTTCAATAATATTTGAAAAGAACGTCAAGGAAGTGGAAAAAATAAAAGACGCTCAACACAAAGTCTGAGTATGTGAACCAGGCTGGTCCTTCAACCGTTTCAATAATGACCAACGTGGTTAATTCTTTCCATCATTTACTTTCTTTATTTCTGTCAAGCCACTACTCTTTCcttcttttattttcatatatggAAGGCCTTCCCTCTCCTTATTTTCTGTGACATTGCTTCTCTTTCCTTCTTTAATCTTttcctcccttcctttccttattttcTGTGACCTTGCTTCTCTTTCCTTCTTTAATCATTTCCTCCCTTTCCTTCTTTTTATTTCTCGTGTAATTGGCCTCATCTCATCCTTCCTCAATCTACCCAAGGCTGCTTGGTGATGTAGTAAAACTCAGAGGCCTATATAAATTAGTGCACTTTAATTGAaaggggcgaggtgggactaattagTTTGACAATGAACGTTGTTTCTTTTTCTACACCAGGCCCAGCTCGGCCCATGCGAAGGAGCAATTGAGATTGGTGCGTGGCCCAGGCTTTGAGAGTTACATAGAAAAAGAAAAAGTTTCTTTCTATTGCAAGAAACATTAGCCGGGTGAGTTGGCTAGCGGCTACGTGTTCTTTGCTAGACAACCTAAGTTCAAATCACACattagcaatttttttattttattttattgtggGTGCAGCATGCCTAAAAGCGAAAGGCACCTTGCTTTATCAAACTGATGAAAGCGTAAATTCATcagaagaagcgtattgtgacggtgaacccacggaatcaatccgtgctttattattaaaaaataaaaaaattaatagcaaaaatgcccgtgtgttgcaatgggagaaaaaaatGTCACGACCCTAACCCGATAAGTATTCCCTCTCATCCCACACACAATCAAAAATCTATCCTCGACCAAAAATCTATCTTACTGACCTGTTCATTTAATCAAATCGAGACTCATGCAAACTCGAGACTCTGAATATTCAGGATGCGGAATGGAGTGCAGAGTTGAAATCCTAGAATAGAAGTACCACTGTACATGAGGAGGGACATGAACAACCTCGTTCGCAGAATGGCCTTCATGGCAAACTGACCCAAAGATGATGATGTAGATCTTGCGGATGGTCGTCCACCGCAGGTCCAGTACTTCATCATCCACAACCGCCGCAAGCACTGGCCACACGCCCTACCATGAAACGCTGCGCGCTACTGTTTGCCACGCTGCTAGCCCCATCGCCTCCAGCCACCATTGTTGTCGCCACCATCCAGAAGCTTGACTTTGGCACTGCCCAGTTAATCATGCCCAGACTGCAGCTCCCAGATCTTTGGGTCTGAATGTGATGGCGATATGCATCAAGGTGATCCCCTGCTTGTTGCTTTAGTGAACTCGGTAGGCTTGGCATAGGGGATGCAGTTTATTGCCCAACCACATCTCATACTGGAAACATGATGAGCCCCAAATTATTTCTATCTCGAAATAGATATATCGATGCTAAACAGAACTCTGTGCATGGTTAAAACTGACAGACAACATCCTGTTCTTGCTGTACTTTTAAAATTGAATTCAGATTGACCAAAATAGGTACCATTTGAAAGCTTATGACAAAAGACTTCTACCTTTATTTTCAAAATACTAACTGCATCTATTGTGTGCGATTTCTTCTAATCTACACATCAAACTATCATCTTAGGTATTATATAGATGTTACCTTTGAAACGTAGCTGGCCAATTTGATTTCAACTTGAGAACTCAGATGAGTTTCTTCTTAGTGGATATCTGCTTCGTTTGGAGATGCACCCATCAGCCTGAACCAGCACCCAAGTGATGTGAAAATGAATGTTCTTTGCGTAAACATTTCTTCAGCTTTAGCTAGTAACAAATATATCATTCACCATATGAAATCAATACAGTGGAACATATAAGTACGTTCTTTTTCAAAACTTAGCACAAGGAACTAAATCATCCAGTTAGTCGGTTCACTTAAAATCAATCCACATACTTGTCATGACGCAGACATTTTACCTTTGATAAACTAAGTAATTGGCAATTTAGCATTCGCAGATATTGTTATATTTTCTTGTTAGGAAAAGCAATCAAAATTCCCCAAAAGGTGTTAAGTTGTCACACAATTGTATGTCTGTGTCTTGTCCAGAAGGTTTAAGCAACTGGAAAATGTGGGCCATTAAGCAAGTTGAGATTACTTTTTGCGGAGAATAAATATGATCCCAAAAGAATAATTCCCTATGGTTACTTGGAAAATAAATGTGATGCCGAGTAATTAACTTCATAATTAAGCACACAAGCCAACCACAATCAAGCACACAAGTCATCTACATCAGTACTGTTACACTAACATGTAGCAACAACACGTATTTTATCATGATTCCCTTGGAATCTGTACAGTGTGGTGATG from Triticum aestivum cultivar Chinese Spring chromosome 3B, IWGSC CS RefSeq v2.1, whole genome shotgun sequence includes these protein-coding regions:
- the LOC123069140 gene encoding uncharacterized protein isoform X12 is translated as MASTTIGQRGDKEARERRRDKGKAVRREEGRSSPEPGDGGRARETEGRPELAGAGRWRTGAGDGGIPCGGWFRRPLLRGRGRTARAVAPEPPRSNHGCSAFKVYKADLEWFPRKLLLFPTSRDVLHLDCFLQWQEGFQGGTESEVQTIQCSSSNTSKP
- the LOC123069140 gene encoding uncharacterized protein isoform X1 encodes the protein MAHLINIKGVGSTRWHGSAMQNGGSGWSLQGPDPCAVGAGEADPKAGGVARIAGDDEEGRSAASRAGSWHPRLLGRGETRRRGREEGTKEKRCGEKKAGARRSRAMADGRGRRREGRSSPEPGDGGRARETEGSRAGAGSDDHCCVAAGGQHAPSRRSRPGLLCLSPSPLAPLSLSLSLSLSRSSYHLTAVLRLQEQPWMLRVQGVQGRFGVVPSQAPAIPHLSRRSASRLFSSVAGRFPRRYRKRGSNNSVQQQQHLQVFSANEVMLTTWRTSRTTCLNSFYLISELGHLLYK
- the LOC123069140 gene encoding uncharacterized protein isoform X8 — encoded protein: MASTTIGQRGDKEARERRRDKGKAVRREEGRSSPEPGDGGRARETEGRPELAGAGRWRTGAGDGGIPCGGWFRRPLLRGRGRTARAVAPEPPRSNHGCSAFKVYKADLEWFPRKLLLFPTSRDVLHLDCFLQWQEGFQGGTESEVQTIQCSSSNTSKFFQPMKLCSRHGELQGQPA
- the LOC123069140 gene encoding uncharacterized protein isoform X4, which gives rise to MAHLINIKGVGSTRWHGSAMQNGGSGWSLQGPDPCAVGAGEADPKAGGVARIAGDDEEGRSAASRAGSWHPRLLGRGETRRRGREEGTKEKRCGEKKAGARRSRAMADGRGRRREGRSSPEPGDGGRARETEGSRAGAGSDDHCCVAAGGQHAPSRRSRPGLLCLSPSPLAPLSLSLSLSLSRSSYHLTAVLRLQEQPWMLRVQGVQGRFGVVPSQAPAIPHLSRRSASRLFSSVAGRFPRRYRKRGSNNSVQQQQHLQGGLGSGCAPRLSQPSRGAPEITT
- the LOC123069140 gene encoding uncharacterized protein isoform X11, translated to MASTTIGQRGDKEARERRRDKGKAVRREEGRSSPEPGDGGRARETEGRPELAGAGRWRTGAGDGGIPCGGWFRRPLLRGRGRTARAVAPEPPRSNHGCSAFKVYKADLEWFPRKLLLFPTSRDVLHLDCFLQWQEGFQGGTESEVQTIQCSSSNTSKED